From the genome of Azospirillum baldaniorum:
GAATTCTCTCGCCGCCGCCTTCTCCAGACCGGCGGACTCGTCGGCACCGCCCTGGTGACCGGCGGGCTGGCCGGCACCGCCTTCTCGCGCATCGCGTCGGCGGCGGACGACCCGCTCTACGCCGCCGCGAAGAAGGAAGGCGCCCTGACCCTCTACTGGGGCTCCTACGAGCAGCAGACGATGGAGGCGATCCGCGACGCCTTCAAGGCGAAGTATCCGGGCATCGAGGTCAACCTGCTCCGCCAGGCCTCGCAGACCGTCTACACCCGCCTGCGCATGGAGCTGCAGAGCGGCGTCCACGAGTGCGACTCGCTGGGCACCACCAACATGCTGCACTACACCGAGCTGAAGAAGATCGGCGCGCTGGCGCCCTTCGAGCCGGTGGACGGCGTGCACATCCCGGACGCCTTCCGCAACCTCGACCCCGACAAGATGTTCCATGTCGGCGCCATCAGCCTGACCAGCATCAACTACGCGCCGGGCAAGGTCCAGACCCCGCCGGCCAGCTGGCAGGCGCTGCTGGAGGACCAGTGGCAGGGCAAGATCACCACGGGCAGCCCGGCCTTCTCCGGCGACGTGGCGAACTGGGTGGTCGCCATCCGCCGCAAGTACGGCGACGACTTCCTGCGCGCCTTCGGCAAGCAGAAGCCGAAGGTCGGCCAGTCCAACGTCGACACCGTGACCGACATCCTGGCCGGTGAGCGCGTCGTCGGTTCCGGCGCGCCCTTCAGCTACACGCTGACCCAGAAGGCCGCCGGCAACCCCATCGACGTGGTGGCGCCGTCCGACGACGCCATCCTGAACCTGGGCGTCACCGGCATCCTGGCGAAGGCCCCGCACCCGAACGCGGCCCGTCTGTTCACCAACTTCCTCTATTCCACGGAGGTGTCGATGATCCTCCAGAAGAACTACTGGCCGACATTGCGCAAGGACGTGCCCTGGGCGGAAGGGCGGTCGCTGGACCAGTTGAAATGGTACCGCAACACCGGCGACGACCTCGGCCCGGAGGTCGCGGAAGGCATCGCCAAGTGGAAGGAACTGGTGCGCTGATCGCTGTTTCCCTCTCCCCTTGGGGAGAGGGGTAGGGTGAGGGGGTTGCACGTGTCGGTGCGTTCGGCAAAGGCGCAACCCCCTCACCCGCCTGCTTCGCGGGCACCCTCTCCCCGGAGGGGCGAGGGACAGTACGGACAATGGAGGCGGACCCTATGGGGGTCATTTCAACGGACAGCCCAGACAGCGCAGCCGCGGCAACCGCGCGCCCGGCGATGGCCCGCGTGCCGCTCGCCAGGACCGTGGTCTTCGGCGCCGTCGCCCTTCTTCTCTTCCTGCTGGTGGTCCTGCCCTTCGGCTGGGTTCTCAACAACAGTTTCCACGACGACCTGACCGGCGCCTGGACGCTCGGCAACTATGCGCGGATCTTCCAGTCGGTGGACCTGCTGGAGCCCCTGTTCAACTCGCTGCTCCTCGCCGTGGCGACCGCGGTGATCGCCGTCGGCATCGGCGTGCCGCTGGCCTGGCTAGTGTCGCGGACCGACCTGCCGTTCCGCCGCACCATCCGCGTGCTGACTCTGACCGCCTTCGTCACCCCGTCCTTCATCGGAGCGACCGGCTGGATTCTGCTGGCAGCCCCCAACTCCGGCTGGCTGAACGCGCTGTGGCGCTCGCTGGCCGGGGCGGAGGCGGGGCCGCTGCTGAACATCTACTCGATGACCGGGGCGATCTTCATCTGCGGCATCTACACCGTCCCCTACAGCTTCACCATGGTGTCGAGCGCGCTCGACGAGATGGCCGTGGAGCTTGAGGACGCCGCCGCCACGCTGGGCTCCGGCACGCTGCGCACCATGCTCAGCATCACCATCCCGCTGGTTACCCCGGCGGTGATCGCCA
Proteins encoded in this window:
- a CDS encoding ABC transporter substrate-binding protein → MMEFSRRRLLQTGGLVGTALVTGGLAGTAFSRIASAADDPLYAAAKKEGALTLYWGSYEQQTMEAIRDAFKAKYPGIEVNLLRQASQTVYTRLRMELQSGVHECDSLGTTNMLHYTELKKIGALAPFEPVDGVHIPDAFRNLDPDKMFHVGAISLTSINYAPGKVQTPPASWQALLEDQWQGKITTGSPAFSGDVANWVVAIRRKYGDDFLRAFGKQKPKVGQSNVDTVTDILAGERVVGSGAPFSYTLTQKAAGNPIDVVAPSDDAILNLGVTGILAKAPHPNAARLFTNFLYSTEVSMILQKNYWPTLRKDVPWAEGRSLDQLKWYRNTGDDLGPEVAEGIAKWKELVR